DNA sequence from the Nicotiana tomentosiformis chromosome 3, ASM39032v3, whole genome shotgun sequence genome:
ccaaaatgcataacacccttcatcggtgagatccTTGGGAAAActcaatcaccaacctcaaactctagatcacgacgtcggacatcggaataagacttttgcctgctttgcgCCGTCCTCAGTcgttcttgtatcactttcaccttatcaatggcttggtgaatcaaatcggGCCCATATAATTATGTTTCACCGACTTCAAACCATCAAActagtgatctacatctcctcccgtacagtgtctcgtacggggccattttaatactggaatgatagctctTATTATAGgcgaattctatgagtggcagatggtcatcccaattccccttaaaatctagaacacatggtcgtagcatatcttcgagtgtctgaatggtacgttcagcctgttcGTCAGTCTGTGGATTGAATGTAGTGCTGAGATTCTTTTTGTGTACCTAAACCCTTCtggaaagacctccaaaagttagccataaattgagctcctctgtctgatataatagataccaacataccatgaagcctaacaatatCCTTGATATACGACTTTGTATAATCTTCaaccgtgtaagttgtcttaactggtagaaaatgggcaaattttgtaagtcgatcaactatcacccagatggagtcaaacttattaTAAGAGTGAGGTAATACATtaatgaaatccatattgatcaccTCCCATTTACAGGTCAGAATCTCTATATTTTGAATCAATCCACCGAattttctgatgctcgatctttacttgttgacaattaggacactgggctacaaattctgcaatagacttcttcatgttattccACCAATACaactccttaacgtcatgatacatctttgtcgagctgggatggatggaatatcgagactgatgaatctcaatcataatcttctcttgcAAACCtgcaacattaggcacacataatcaGCCTTGGTATCTCAGTgccccatctcctccgatctcaAAAGCTATAGTCTTATGCTATTGAATGCCCTCTCTCAATcatactaaggtaggatcttcatattgtcgtgcttttacctcggctaccaaagatgattcttcTGTATTCTATATAGTAAGACCTATGTCATCTAAGTCTAATAATCCTATTCTCATATTGGGAAACTGATGAAGCTCTTTAGTCAACCTTTGTCTACCTGTCTTAATGTGtactaagcttcccattgacttacggttgagagcatctgccacaacactggctttaccgggatggtacaatatgttgacatcatagtctttcagtaattcaagccacctacgctgcctcaaattcaactccttctgcttgaagatgtattgtaaactcttgtgatttgtgtagatgtcaacatggacaccATATAAGTAGTGccaccatatcttcaaagcatatattactgaaGCCAATTCCAAAttatgagtcgggtaattcttttcatgtttcTTCAATTGTctcgatgcataagcaatcaccttcccacgttgcatcaatacgcaccccaaacctatatatgaggcatcacaatataacACATAACCTTCTATTCCTTCtaggagagtgagcactggcgcagatgtcaatcgattctttagcttctgaaaactatgttcacaagcgtcaaaccactggaacttggtagctttatGTGTTAACTTactcaatggtgctgatatagaggaaaacccttctacaaactacctataatatcctgctagccccaggaagctgcgaacttatgacggtgttgtaggtctcagCTAATTCTTCACtccatcgatcttctgagtgtcgacactaataccctcgttAGATATCACATGgtcaaggaatgctactgagttcagccataATTCAAATTTGGAGAGATTAGCATATAACTTACGATcttgaagggtctgtaatactatccgcaagttcCCCGTATGTTCCGCCTCAAaatgagaatacaccagaatgtcatcaattaATACGATCATGAACACGTCACGATAGggtctgaatacactattcatgagatccatattcaactgtctataatcgatacacatccttaacgtcctgtctttcttccgcacgaacaagactggcgcaccccaaggtgaagtgctaggcctaatgaatcccttatccagCAACTCCTTCAATTGTGCCTTCAattctcgcaactctgccggggccattctgtagggtggaatagatataggatgcgtgtctggcatcacatcaatcccaaaatcaatctccatgtctggtgggatcccagggagttcatccggaaaaaCTCCctgaaattcattcacaacagccACAGACTCAAGCGTTGGTGCCTCatcatcggtgtccgtaacccagaccaaatggtaaatacagcccttgttgatcatttttgtggccttaaggtaagaaataaacctacccttcggcatacccactttgtgttggtattggtatcgttgatgcattttcacccgcatccattggggtgaggcggcagggcctcttgagtagagttgtggtattgtgcttacacTTCCACCttcatacatcgggtgaggcggtggggccattttgtgtgaagatggttacaaaggatctcatcttaaatcctataaatgttattgatagctcttaataagcttgctcatGTTTaaacagttatctatattattctattaccgtcgtgattcatcatattcatattatatttctaaattcttaaagtggtttttggttttcatactagtactattcagtggtactaacgtccctttttgccgggggcgctgcatctttaaatggatgcaggtggttccacaacaggaggtattgatcagtgatagcagcacacctttttctcagctgacttggtgagccccacttcatcccggggtcatatatcttttgttctttgtgtattttgtttgaggtatagccgggccttgttaccggcattatcattgtactcttcattatctatagaggctccgtatacatagtgtgggttgtgtattggtgctgggaaagacaaactatgttgtgttgtggttgtattacttctcccatttaagactttaaaaatgataaaaactattggtaatgaattggtattgtagacatgatcacgtttGTTTTGTCTAATTaaagaaaatatgtattatcttcatcaGTGAcagagtttgggtagaaggaaatctaacaggcttgctcggtcggttTCACTCAGTTGAaagtcggtcgcgctcctcggttttggggcgtgataaacttggtatcagagcctaaggttttaaagtgtcctaggatgtctcggagccgtgtctagtagagtccttattatcggggtgttgtcgaccacatctataattaggatgctacatgggcatttaagAATAATACCCTtgtttcatgttcttgatcgtgcgataaagctggttgtaagattgttcctcctttaactcttgcgttgctctaattttcagtacatggcacctaagaagaaggcaagaactggccaaagagccaatgtcaccccaagaGTTGAagttgatcctataattgatgatgcgggtgagcacccgaggggtgaggatattcccccactTATTACGCTACCTGATTCTACCaaaactgatcagaccgcacctgtccctacatcTACAGAAGGTGCAATGGTTCCTCCAgttgatataccagttccacctccagctccagctttcgATTCTAGTGtctctgatgttgatcttaggggagccatacaaatgttgacacagataATAGCTTCTCatgcccagagatcgagtgttgggcctacttcttccagtcatccaggtgaatctgctagttccagggtcaACAAGTTTCTTTATTTAGATCCTCCAGTATTTGCGGGTACCGATCCCGAGGatgacccccaggacttcattgatgagatgcataagactctttgggttatgcatgctacaaaAACAGAGGTAATGGAGTTGGCATCCTACCGCctaaaaggggtggcctattcttggtttgatttTTGGGAGGAATCCCTTTGAGAGGGAAGCTTTCCGGCAAGGTGGGgcgagttcacagatgcctttatggatcatttctttcctgccgaaactaaggcagcccgtgccgctgagtttgaaagcctgaagcagggtagtatgaatgtgtgggagaatcatatggagtttgcgcgcctatccaagtatgctattcacatatTGCCCACTATGAAGGCTAGAGTacgccggtttgtacagggccttagccccttggttattaatgaggccgctacagctgccttgaattacgatatgaactatggtaagatggtggcatttgctcaagccacagcgacccgcaaattgaagaatagaatggagcgtcagagtagcagcaaggcccgatcTGCGGGCAACATTGGTGGCtcttctggtggtggtggtggtaggtcggcattcatgggagggtcatcaggaccatcccaatcattcgcccagtcttcgatgggtgcacagtcatctggacccagttagggcaacaggggaccccatcagaagggtcggcccgacagaaggtttcagcagtggaggcttccatgccctaagtgtgggaggatgcactttgggtcctgcttcatggacataccagtatgctatgggtgtggtatgaggggtcacattcagtgGGATTTCCACTCGTCCTGCCAAAACATGGGCAGAGGTGTGGCACagccagctaattctgcagctactacatccacgaCACCTCCAGCTcaaggcaccccagcacccgcagggcgtggtgcagatAGGGATGGTGCACAGAATTTTggaggacccagcagattttatgctatgcggagatgtcgggaatcagaggcttctccagatgttgtcacaggtatattgtctgtccaatcgcctgatgtatatgctcttattgatccaggttccactttgtcatatatTACTCCTTatattgctatggaatttgggatagaaccagaacagcttcatgagtcgttctctgtatctactgcAGTTGGTAAGTTTATTTTGGCCATGCGAGTTTAtagagattgtgttgtcacgttgcatggtcgggataccatggccgatcttactGAATTGAAAattgtcgattttgatgtgataatggggatggagtggctttattcttgtttttccaagcttgattgccgaaccagaactgttaggttcaaatttccaaacgagccagttattgagtggaagggtgatgatgtagtgccaaagggtaggtttatttcttaccttaaggccacaaaaatgatcaacaagtGTTGTACTTACCATATGGTccaggttacggacaccgatgctaagGCACCTACGCTTGAgtttgtgcctgttgtgaatgaatttccaggtagtctttccggatgaactccctgggatcccaccagacagggagattgattttgggattgatgtgatgtcagacatgcatcctatatctattccaccctacagaatagCACCGAcggaattgaaggagctaaaggaacaattaagagatttgttagaaaagggttttatccggccgagtgtgtcgccttggggcgcaccagtcctttttgtaaggaagaaagatgggtcactgagaatgtgtattgactatcggcagcttaacaaggtcacaatcaagaataagtacccactgacAAGGATAGacgacttgtttgaccaattgcaaggtgtcaagtacttctccaagattgatttaagatccgggtatcaccaattgaatatcagggagcgggatatttcgaaaacagcttttaggacctggtatgggcattttgagtttctagtgatgccttttgggctaacagatgccccagcaacctttatggatcttatgaatcgagtttttaagccattcctcgactcttttgtgatagtgtttattgacgatattcttgtatattcacgaagtcgagaagaccatgctgatcatctcaaGGCAGTTATGCAAACCCTATATcaacaccagttatatgcaaacttTTGAAAgtttgaattttggcttgaatcggtcatattcttgggtcatgtagtttctagtgagggaattaaggttgatcctcagaaaatttcagctgtgaagaattggccgaggcctacaactccaacaaagattcacagtttcttaggcCTAGCTGGATATaatagaaagtttgtggaggggttttctactcttgcttctccattgactaaattgacgcagaaggtaattaagttccaatggtcagatgcttgtgaaaagagtccGGTAATTGAAAGCAAGAATGACTACAgtaccggtgttgactctacaagagggtatagatggatttgtggtatattgtgatgcttcaagaatcgggttTGGGTGtttattaatgcaacatggcaaggctatagcttatgcttctaggcaactcaagaaccatgaaaagaactatctaacACATGATTTAAAACTTGCGGCGGTGgtgtttgcattgaaaatttggcatcattatttatatagggtccatgtggatatgttcacggaccataagagccttcaatatattttcaagcagaaggaattgaatctgaggcagagaagatggcttgagttacttaaggactacgacattgatttctatatcatccgggaaaggccaatgttgtgggaGATGCTCTTAGACGaaaatccatgggtagtttggctcacttggaggcatatcaaaggccattggccaaggaagttcaccgattggctagtttgggagttcatcttgcggactctagtgaaggaggggtaattgtgcaaaataggtctcaatcatcgcttgttgtggaagtcaaagagaagcaatacaacgatacattgttggtgcaattgaaagaggggattcataaacataggACCATGGCCTTTtttcttggcatggatgatggtacactaaggtaccaagggcgactatgtgttccaaatgtggatggtctccgggaaagaattatgactgaagctcacacttctaggtattccgtgcgcCCAGGTTCTACGaatatgtatcatgatcttaagtaAGTCTAGTGGTGAAGTgtacaaattgtcagcaagtgaaggccgaacaccaaatgcccggtgggttggcacaaaacatagaaattccaatgtggaagtgggaaatgattaatatggattttgtggtaagattaccacgcactccacgaagtttgactcaatttgggtgattgtggatcggctcacgaaatcagcacactttttgccggttaaggctaccgacacagcggaataatatgctcagttgtatatgaAAGAAAttgtcaggttgcatggcactccagtttccatcatatcTGATTGGGGAGCTCAATTCactactaatttttggaagaaatttcagcgaGGTTtcggtactcaggtgaatcttagtacaactttttACCCGTACACTGACGGGAAGGCCGAgaagactattcagacgcttgaggatatgttgcgtgcttgcattc
Encoded proteins:
- the LOC138907629 gene encoding uncharacterized protein yields the protein MGRGVAQPANSAATTSTTPPAQGTPAPAGRGADRDGAQNFGGPSRFYAMRRCRESEASPDVVTGILSVQSPDVYALIDPGSTLSYITPYIAMEFGIEPEQLHESFSVSTAVGKFILAMRVYRDCVVTLHGRDTMADLTELKIVDFDVVFPDELPGIPPDREIDFGIDVMSDMHPISIPPYRIAPTELKELKEQLRDLLEKVSSEGIKVDPQKISAVKNWPRPTTPTKIHSFLGLAGYNRKFVEGFSTLASPLTKLTQKVVGDPSAIVLVETIEVNEELSYGEIPVFILDRQVRKLRNKEIASMKVLWRNQQVEEPTWRPRKK